TTTATTCCTAGCCAGGCTTTACGTATAGTCAATTGCCCGGCATCAGGATTTGGATTGACCGTCAACACATTTTTCACCATATAATCGGTTTCAATCACTTTTGTCTTTAGTTTTAATTTTCTCTTTACTCCTTTATCATCCACCCTGTATACCACCATTTTGAGAATATCTCCTTCCTTCACTTCTGTAAAATATTTACCCCACACCTTCTCAACACTTAATAGTGTAAGTTTTTTGCCATTGAATTTGTAAATTTCATCCCCGATATTCAATCCAATACTTTTTCCAAAATCATTTATATCCTTATAACTGGCTTCATTGATATAAAACCGGCCGGTTTCCATATTATAGGATGGAGTTATACCACCTAAAGGTGATATTCCCCGCATTGTTCCTGTTTCCTTATAGGTTATTCCTACCAGACTCAATACCTCAGTAAGTGGAAGCGGGTTGCTGCCGCTCACATAGCGGTTCAGAAAATAGCCAATCTCGGGATATGTATGCTTCACAATTTTACCAAACAATTCATCATCTTTGAACGACCGGTTGATGCCGTATGTTTTGGAGAGGTCGGACATTAAATTTTGCAAACTGTATTTTCCATCCGAGAGCGCGCGCAGTTTTATATCCAGGCAAAGTCCTATCAAAGCACCCTTTTGGTAAACATTATCGTACTGATCCTTATAAATATCCAGACAACCTGAACTCATGCGGGTGAACGGAAGTGTATCGATGTAGGCCGCTTTTCCTTCAATTTTTTCATGGATCAGGTCAATGTAATCGTCCAATTTTGTTAAACCTTGTTTCACCTGTACGTGTCCCGCGAAATATTCGGTCACGCCTTCGTACAGCCACAGATGCTTTGAGGCTTTAGGATCATTGTAATCAAAATTGCCGATCTCTTCGGAATGAATGCTGAGTGGAGTTATGATGTGAAAAAATTCATGCGCTGCGAAATCACGTATATTTTGCCCGATCAGCTTCGGATCCATGTCGGGCATATAATAAAACGACGAATACGAATGCTCGAGCGCGCCGTATGAACCGGAACCGCCTGAGCTGCGGTTGAAAAGGTAGATAATAAAAGCGTATTTATCGATGGGCAGCTTGCCGCCCAGATAATCCTTTTGCGCGTTTAATGTGGCTTTCAGGTTAGCCTCAATGGCCTTCGCGTAATTTTTATTTTTGGGAGAATATACAGAGACCAATATCTTAGCGCCTCCAACAATAAATGTAGTTGTATCGGGAACACAAAACATTACGGGCGAGTCAACAAGCCGCATGTAATCACCTGCTGTATATGTCTCAGACGAGGATGAGCTTTT
The Bacteroidota bacterium DNA segment above includes these coding regions:
- a CDS encoding peptidase M61 codes for the protein MFYRSCLFCVLLCSIVFANDKAYHYTVDLRNVKDDKLQVSLIPPQIEKADALFRFPAIIPGTYSIYNFGRFISEFTVLDNAGNVIQTERVDVNTWKIPDPGKIQKIIYRVEDSWDTDKKESFVFEPGGTNIQQDTNFVINTHGFFGYFDGYKRNPFQLEFMKPLNFYGSTALIADKSSSSSETYTAGDYMRLVDSPVMFCVPDTTTFIVGGAKILVSVYSPKNKNYAKAIEANLKATLNAQKDYLGGKLPIDKYAFIIYLFNRSSGGSGSYGALEHSYSSFYYMPDMDPKLIGQNIRDFAAHEFFHIITPLSIHSEEIGNFDYNDPKASKHLWLYEGVTEYFAGHVQVKQGLTKLDDYIDLIHEKIEGKAAYIDTLPFTRMSSGCLDIYKDQYDNVYQKGALIGLCLDIKLRALSDGKYSLQNLMSDLSKTYGINRSFKDDELFGKIVKHTYPEIGYFLNRYVSGSNPLPLTEVLSLVGITYKETGTMRGISPLGGITPSYNMETGRFYINEASYKDINDFGKSIGLNIGDEIYKFNGKKLTLLSVEKVWGKYFTEVKEGDILKMVVYRVDDKGVKRKLKLKTKVIETDYMVKNVLTVNPNPDAGQLTIRKAWLGIN